The genomic DNA ACGTATTGTTCTCGTCATAAAAAAGGGAGCGCCCCGAAGAGCGCTCCCTGATGTTTGATGCAGTGGAATGCGAGTTTACTTGACCTTGCCGGCCTTCCAGGCCTTGAGGAGCTGGTCGTAATCCACGGTTTCGCCCTTGGGCTTTTCGTTGGCAAGCTTGGCCTTCGGAGAACCGGGCTTCTTCAGCCAGACGGATTCGTCCACGGGCTTGTTCAGCTTGGGACCGCATTCGCCGAGGATACCGGCACGCTCAAGGCGCATCAGGATCTTGTCCTGTTCCTTGGCGAGGTTGTCCATGGCGGTGGAAACGGTCACTTCACCGGCAACGGCTTCACCGATGTTCTGCCACCAGAGCTGAGCCAGCTTGGGGTAATCGGGAACGTTGGTGCCGGTGGGAGTCCATGCGACGCGAGCCGGGGAACGGTAGAATTCCACCAGGCCGCCCAGCTTGGGAGCGCGCTCAGTGAAAGACTTGTCGCGGATATCCGAATCACGGATCGGGGTGAGGCCGACGTGAGTCTTCTTCAGGGAAACGGTCTTGGCGACGCAGAACTGTGCGAACAGCCATGCGGCCTGACGGCGTTTGATCGGGGTGGACTTCAGCAGGGTCCAGGAACCGCAGTCCTGATAACCGAGCTTCTGGCCTTCTTCCCAGTAGGGACCGTGCGGGGACGGAGCCATGCGCCACTTGGGAGTACCGTCTGCGTTCACGACCGGAGTACCTTCCTTGACCATGGAGGCGGTGAAGGCGGTGTACCAGAATATCTGCTGAGCGACGTTACCCTTGGCGAGGTACGGCAGGGACTGGTAGAAGTCCATGCCCAGAGCACCCGGAGGGGCGTACTTGCGGAGCCATTCCATGTACTTACGCAGGGCGTACTTGGCAGCGGGGCCGTTGGTTGCGCCACCACGGGCAACGGAGGAACCGACAGGGCGGCAACCGTCTACGCGGATGCCCCATTCGTCGACGGGCTTGCCGTTGGGCAGACCCTTGTCACCGGCACCGGCCATGGAGAGCCATGCATCGGTGAAGCGCCAGCCGAGGTCCGGAGCTTTCTTGCCGTAATCCATGTGGCCGTAAATGGCCTTGCCGTCGATTTCTTTCACTTCGTTGGTGAAGAATTCGGCGATATCTTCGTAGGCGGACCAGTTGACAGGAACGCCGAGTTCGTAGCCGTACTTGGCCTTGAAGGCCTTTTTCAGCTCAGGTTTCTGGAACCAGTCGTAACGGAACCAGTACAGGTTCGCGAACTGTTGGTCAGGCAGCTGGTAGAGCTTGCCGTCGGGACCGGTGGTGAAGGACTTGCCCATGAAGTCATCAATGTCGAGAGTCGGCAGAGTGACGGACTTGCCTTCGCCGTTCATCCAGTCGGTCAGGTTGACTGCATGGCCGGAACGGAAGTGGGTGCCGATGAGGTCGGAGTCATTGATGTAGGCATCAAAGACGTTTTCGCCGGACTGGACCTGCACCTGCAATTTTTCGATGACGTCACCTTCCTGGATCAGGTCATGGGTGACCTTGATGCCGGTGATTTCATAGAAGGCTTTGGCGAGTACCTTGGATTCGTACTCATGAGTGGGGATGGTCTCGGAAACGACTTTGATTTCCATGCCTTTGAAGGGGGCAGCGGCTTTCATGAACCACTCCATTTCCTTCATCTGTTCCGCCTTGCTCAAAGTGGACGGCTGGAATTCGGTGTCGACCCATTTCTTCGCAGCTTTCATATCGGCCATGCCGATACTTGCCACGCCGAGGAATGCCAGAGTCAGCATTCCCGTCATCAATAGACGCCGCAACTTCATACGTACCTCCGTATGCTGATTAAAATAAATACCTCAACCTCAATAAACGTACCGTCCGTCTGTCGTCTCGGCCCCGAAGGGCTTACGTCACGCCGTTCTTAGCCCCAGCGCATGATGACGGCGAGAAAGCAGACGGATATTACCGTTGCGATCCAGACCTTGAATTCCGTCAGACCGACCCAGCACAAGTGAATGTATGCGCTGCCGAGCAGACCGATGAAGAGCCGGTCGCCGCGGGTGGTGGTCAGCGGAAGAAATCCTCTGCGTTTGACGCAGGGGGATTTGATTTCCCAGATAGTCATTCCGATGAGGATGACGACGATGGTGATGAAGAACCCGGCGGTAACCGGAGTCCATGCCATCCATTCGAGATTCATATTCGTATCCTCTCAGTTTACACGCGGCCCATGGCAAAGCCCTTGGCCAGGTGGTTGCGGACAAAGTAGATGACCAGTGCACCGGGCACGATGGTCAGAATGCCGGCTGCCGCGAGCAGGCCCCAGTCGAGACCTGTGGCGGAGACGGTGCGTGTCATGGTCGCCGCGATGGGCTTGGCTGCCGTGGTGGTCAGCGTGCGGGCGAGCAGCAGTTCGACCCAGCTGAACATGAAGCAGAAGAACGCGGTGACACCGATGCCTGCGCGGATCAGCGGGATGAAGACCCGGATGAAGAAGCGCGGGAAGGAGTACCCGTCGATAAAGGCGGTTTCATCGATCTCGCGCGGGACGCCGGACATGAAGCCTTCCAGAATCCAGACCGCAAGCGGCACGTTGAACAGGCAGTGGGACAGGGCCACCGCGATGTGCGTGTCGATGAGGTTGAATGTGGAGTAGAGCTGGAAGAAGGGCAGCAGGAAAACTGCCGGGGGAGCCATGCGGTTGGTCAGCAGCCAGAAGAATATCTGGCTGTCGCCGATGAAGTGGTAGCGCGAAAAGGCGTAGGCAGCCGGGAGCGCGGTCAGCAGCGAGATGACCGTATTGATGGTCACGTAGATGATGGAGTTGATGTATCCCGAGTACCATGAAGGATCGCCGAAGATCTTCGCATAGTTGTCAAAGGTGATGTTCGTCGGGATTATCTGGAAATTGGACATGATGTCTGCGTTGTAGCGCAGGGACATGTTCAGCATCCAGTAAATCGGCAGGAAGAGCAGGAACAGGTAAAAGACAAGCAGGACGTGTCGTTTTTTTATGGTCATGATTTATCTCCCGTACCCGCGGCTTGCAGGGCGTTGTAGAACAGCCAGCAGAACAGCAGGACAATAAGGAAGTAGATAAGCGAGAATGCGGCAGCCGGACCGAGGTCGAACTGACCGACAGCGATTTTTACAAGGTAAATGGACAGGAAGGTGGTCGAGTTGCCGGGGCCGCCGCCGGTAAGGACGAACGGTTCGGCGTAAATTAGGAACGAGTCCATGAACCTGAGCAGCAGGGCGATGGTCATGACCCCGCGCAGCTTGGGTAGCTGAATGTATTTGAAGATGGCCCACGAGGACGCGCCGTCGATCTTGGCGGCCTGATAGAAAGCCTCGGGAATGGCGCGCAGTCCGGCATAGGCGAGCAGCGCGACCAGCGGTGTCCAGTGCCAGACTTCCATGAGCATCAGGGTAATCCACGCATCCACGCCGCTTGCGGTGTGGTCGAAGGGGATGCCCGTAGCATTGATGAATGCCCCGAACAGGCCGATGTCCGGGCGGGTGAAGATGATCCAGATGGTGCCGATGACGTTCCACGGGATCAGCAGCGGCAGGGCGAGGATGACCAGACAGGCGGACGAGGTCCACCCCTTCTTGGGCATCATCAGGCCGATGCCGATGCCAAGCGGCATCTCGATCAGCAGGACCAGCATGGAGAAGCAGAGTTGCTTGAACAGCGCGTCATGCAGTCGTTCGTCCAGAAGCACCTCGCGGAACCACTCCACGCCCACGAAGAAGCGCTGGCCCGGTCCGAAGATGTCCTGCACGGAGTAGTTGACAACGGTCATGAGCGGGATGATGGCGGAGAAGGCCACGATCGCAAAGACCGGGAGAACCAGGAACCACGCCTTGTTGTTTTCCCATTTATTCATTGTCGCCCCCTGTTCTTACCAGACGCTCGTTGCTGTACAACTTGGTCTTGTCTTTGGGGAAGGTCAGCCAGCAGGTGTCTGTCGGAATTTTCCGGTTATCCTTGATTCTGGCCTTGATCTCGCTGCCGTTGAATTTGCAGGTGATGATCTTGCAATATCCCTGATCCTCGACGTTGGTGACTTCGGCCGGGACGCCGTTTTCCACGTTTTCGTCATGCACGCCCACATACATGGGGCGGATTCCGAGCTTGAGATTGCCGCCTGCGGCTTTGGCTTTGTCCGCGGTAATCTGATCCAGCGGGACGATCGCGTCACCGATTTTAGCGGACGCACCGTCCACGGTACACTCAAAGAAGTTCATGCCCGGGCTGCCTATGAAGTACCCTACAAAGGTGTGCTCGGGTTCCTCGAACAGCTCTTCGGGGGTGCCCATCTGGACGATCTCGCCTTCATACATGACCACAATCTTGTCGGCAAAGGTCATTGCCTCGACCTGATCGTGGGTGACGTAGATCATGGTGATCTTGAATTCTTTATGGATTTCCTTGAGCTTGCGCCGCAGTTCCCACTTGAGGTGCGGGTCGATGACTGTCAGCGGTTCGTCAAAGAGAATCGCCGCGACATCGCTTCGCACCAGTCCGCGCCCGAGCGAGATTTTCTGCTTGGCGTCGGCGGACAGGTTGGCCGCGCGTTTGCCCAGATCGTCGGTCAGGTCGAGGGCGTCCGCGATTTCGCGCACCCGGCTGTCCACATCCGTCTTGTTGACACCCCGGTTCCTGAGCGGGAACGCGAGATTGTCGTAAACGGTCATGGTGTCGTACAGGACCGGGAACTGGAAGACCTGCGCGATGTTGCGTTCTTCCGGCTGCATGTCGGAGACATCCACCCCGTCGTAATGGATGGAGCCGTGTGACGGCTTGAGCAGACCGGAGATGATGTTGAGCATCGTGGTCTTGCCGCAGCCCGAGGGACCGAGGAGCGCGTACGCGCCGCCGTCTTCCCATACCGTGTGAATCCGTTTGAGGGCGAAGTCGTCCTCACTGGTCGGATTCGGCCGGTAGCTGTGTTTGATTTCGTTCAGATCGATACGAGCCATGGAAACTCCCGGCTAGTCAGTGGCGGGCGAAACGCAGAGTTCGCCCGTCGTGTTGAAAATGTAGAGGTTGTCCGGGTTGACGTACACGGATACCTGATTGCCGACCTCATGGCTGTGAACACCCTCGCGTTGAACGACAAGCGTCTGCTCGCCGAACGTGAAGTGGATGAAGGTTTCGGAACCGTTGATTTCGGAGAGGGTGACCTCCCCGGTGATACAGGCGTGCTGCTCGGTGCGCTGGTGCAGGCGGAACTGGCTGGACCGCACGCCGAATATGTATTCGCCGGACGTCAGCCCCTTCATGTGGTCCGTCACAGGGAAGGACAGTGCGTCGCCCAGATGGACTTTGCCGTCGGAAACCGAGCCTTCGATGAAGTTGATGGGCGGATCGCTGAACACTTCCGCAACTTTCATGTTCGCGGGCTTCAGGAAGACTTCGGCCGTGGGGCCGACCTGAAGGACGCGACCTTCGTGCATGACAATGATGTTGCCGCCCAGCATGAGTGCTTCGGTCGGTTCCGTTGTCGTATACACGACGACGGAATCGCGTTCCTTGAAGATCTTTTGCAGTTCGTCCCGCAGTTCTTCGCGCAGCTTGTAGTCGAGGTTGACGAGTGGTTCGTCAAGCAGAAGCAGGTCCACGTCCTTGACCAGAGCGCGGGCAATAGCCGTGCGCTGCTGCTGGCCGCCGGAAAGCTCGGCAGGCAGCCGGTCGAGCATGCCCTCGATGTGGAGCATTTTCGCCGCTTTCATAACCTTCTTGTCGACTTCAGCCTTGGCTTCCCCTGCGATGATCAGGGGAGAGGCGATGTTTTCGTAAATAGTTTGGGATGGATAGTTGATGAATTGCTGGTACACCATGGCAATGCTGCGTTTCCGAACAGAGACGCCGGTCACGTCCTGACCGTCCGCTTCCAGTGTGCCCGATGTGGGCCGGTCAAGACCGGCCATGACTCTGAGGAGTGAAGTTTTGCCCGCAAGGGTTCTTCCGAGAACCACGTAACGGGAGCCTGACTCGAACTCCAGGTTGATGTCTTTCAGGTGGACTTCCTGCCCGACCAGTTTGTCAATGTTTTTAAGCTTTAGACCCATAAATGCACTCCCGGTGATCAATTCCGGTCAAAATTACCGCCAAAATGGAGCATTTGCAGTAACATGCCAGAGATTTTTTCGCAAGCGAAAATGGCTAAATACGGCTTGCCTCCGTCATTTTATGAGTGTTTGAACACATGTTATTCCGCCACATGGAGTTCGACCTCGTTGTGTTTCATTATTTCAACCAGTTCGAGTGGCGGCATCTTGTTGGTGAACATGGCGTCCACTTCTTCAATGTTGCCGAGGCGTACCATGGCGTTGCGTCCGAATTTGGTGTGGTCGGTGACCAGAAAGACGTT from uncultured Pseudodesulfovibrio sp. includes the following:
- a CDS encoding ABC transporter substrate-binding protein, which translates into the protein MKLRRLLMTGMLTLAFLGVASIGMADMKAAKKWVDTEFQPSTLSKAEQMKEMEWFMKAAAPFKGMEIKVVSETIPTHEYESKVLAKAFYEITGIKVTHDLIQEGDVIEKLQVQVQSGENVFDAYINDSDLIGTHFRSGHAVNLTDWMNGEGKSVTLPTLDIDDFMGKSFTTGPDGKLYQLPDQQFANLYWFRYDWFQKPELKKAFKAKYGYELGVPVNWSAYEDIAEFFTNEVKEIDGKAIYGHMDYGKKAPDLGWRFTDAWLSMAGAGDKGLPNGKPVDEWGIRVDGCRPVGSSVARGGATNGPAAKYALRKYMEWLRKYAPPGALGMDFYQSLPYLAKGNVAQQIFWYTAFTASMVKEGTPVVNADGTPKWRMAPSPHGPYWEEGQKLGYQDCGSWTLLKSTPIKRRQAAWLFAQFCVAKTVSLKKTHVGLTPIRDSDIRDKSFTERAPKLGGLVEFYRSPARVAWTPTGTNVPDYPKLAQLWWQNIGEAVAGEVTVSTAMDNLAKEQDKILMRLERAGILGECGPKLNKPVDESVWLKKPGSPKAKLANEKPKGETVDYDQLLKAWKAGKVK
- a CDS encoding DUF2160 domain-containing protein, whose translation is MNLEWMAWTPVTAGFFITIVVILIGMTIWEIKSPCVKRRGFLPLTTTRGDRLFIGLLGSAYIHLCWVGLTEFKVWIATVISVCFLAVIMRWG
- a CDS encoding carbohydrate ABC transporter permease — its product is MTIKKRHVLLVFYLFLLFLPIYWMLNMSLRYNADIMSNFQIIPTNITFDNYAKIFGDPSWYSGYINSIIYVTINTVISLLTALPAAYAFSRYHFIGDSQIFFWLLTNRMAPPAVFLLPFFQLYSTFNLIDTHIAVALSHCLFNVPLAVWILEGFMSGVPREIDETAFIDGYSFPRFFIRVFIPLIRAGIGVTAFFCFMFSWVELLLARTLTTTAAKPIAATMTRTVSATGLDWGLLAAAGILTIVPGALVIYFVRNHLAKGFAMGRV
- a CDS encoding sugar ABC transporter permease, encoding MNKWENNKAWFLVLPVFAIVAFSAIIPLMTVVNYSVQDIFGPGQRFFVGVEWFREVLLDERLHDALFKQLCFSMLVLLIEMPLGIGIGLMMPKKGWTSSACLVILALPLLIPWNVIGTIWIIFTRPDIGLFGAFINATGIPFDHTASGVDAWITLMLMEVWHWTPLVALLAYAGLRAIPEAFYQAAKIDGASSWAIFKYIQLPKLRGVMTIALLLRFMDSFLIYAEPFVLTGGGPGNSTTFLSIYLVKIAVGQFDLGPAAAFSLIYFLIVLLFCWLFYNALQAAGTGDKS
- a CDS encoding ABC transporter ATP-binding protein, with amino-acid sequence MARIDLNEIKHSYRPNPTSEDDFALKRIHTVWEDGGAYALLGPSGCGKTTMLNIISGLLKPSHGSIHYDGVDVSDMQPEERNIAQVFQFPVLYDTMTVYDNLAFPLRNRGVNKTDVDSRVREIADALDLTDDLGKRAANLSADAKQKISLGRGLVRSDVAAILFDEPLTVIDPHLKWELRRKLKEIHKEFKITMIYVTHDQVEAMTFADKIVVMYEGEIVQMGTPEELFEEPEHTFVGYFIGSPGMNFFECTVDGASAKIGDAIVPLDQITADKAKAAGGNLKLGIRPMYVGVHDENVENGVPAEVTNVEDQGYCKIITCKFNGSEIKARIKDNRKIPTDTCWLTFPKDKTKLYSNERLVRTGGDNE
- a CDS encoding ABC transporter ATP-binding protein translates to MGLKLKNIDKLVGQEVHLKDINLEFESGSRYVVLGRTLAGKTSLLRVMAGLDRPTSGTLEADGQDVTGVSVRKRSIAMVYQQFINYPSQTIYENIASPLIIAGEAKAEVDKKVMKAAKMLHIEGMLDRLPAELSGGQQQRTAIARALVKDVDLLLLDEPLVNLDYKLREELRDELQKIFKERDSVVVYTTTEPTEALMLGGNIIVMHEGRVLQVGPTAEVFLKPANMKVAEVFSDPPINFIEGSVSDGKVHLGDALSFPVTDHMKGLTSGEYIFGVRSSQFRLHQRTEQHACITGEVTLSEINGSETFIHFTFGEQTLVVQREGVHSHEVGNQVSVYVNPDNLYIFNTTGELCVSPATD